Sequence from the Streptomyces sp. R33 genome:
CGGGGCGACGGTGTTCACCGTGCTGCTGCCGGTGGCGCTGATGCTGGTGAAGGCATTCGTCGACATCGTTGTCGACGATCCGGAGAACGGCCTGCAGCGGATCACGGACGTCGCGGGATCCCCGCTGATCGCGCTGCTCGCGGCGGTGCTGGTGGGCATGTTCACCCTCGGCCGGGCAGCCGGGTTCGGCAAGGCGCGCATCGCGACGACGGTGGAGAAGTCGCTGGCCCCGATCGCGGGCATCCTGCTCATCGTGGGCGCGGGCGGCGGCTTCAAGCAGACCCTGATCGACGCGGGCGTCGGCCGGATGATCCTGGAGCTGTCGAAGGACTGGTCCGTCCCGGCCCTGCTGCTGGCCTGGCTGATCGCCGTGGCCATCCGGCTGGCGACGGGCTCGGCGACGGTCGCCACGATCTCGGCGGCCGGGCTGGTGGCCCCGCTCGCCGCGGGCATGTCGACCACGGAGACGGCCCTGCTGGTGCTGGCGATCGGGTCGGGCTCGCTGTTCTTCAGCCACGTGAACGACGCCGGATTCTGGCTGGTCAAGGAGTACTTCGGAATGACCGTCGGCCAGACGATCAAGACCTGGTCGGTCATGGAGACCATCATCTCGGTGGTCGGCCTGGGCTTCGTCCTGCTGCTGTCACTCGTCCTGTAGCTGCGCGGCGGCCACGGCGAGGCCGTTCGCGGCGGTGGCGCAGCGATCGGCCAGGGCGGCGACCTCGGCGCGGAACGCGTCGGCCTGCGGGCCCTGCCAGTCCAGCGCCTCGGCTGCCGCGCGCAGCCGGAACGCGTGGCCGCGCAGGACGGCGGAGTGGCTGCGCAGGCCGTCGGCCGGATCCGGCGGCCCGGACCGCAGCCTCGTGGCGGGGCTCACCGGCTGCGCCAGGGCTGGACGAGGAGGATGCCGCCGGTGCCGATGAGGCCGATGGTGTGGACGCAGCCTTTGTGCGTGGCGGCCGGGGCGGCCGGGGTGGGACGTGGGACCTGATCGCGATCCCGGTCGCGGTCCCGGTCGAGGAACGCCCGTACGGCGGCGCCGAGTCCGAGCAGCGGTTCGGCGGGCACCGCGCGGCCGGTGGCCACCTGCCAGCCGGCGTGGTCGTTGAAGGGGTTCACGTCGGTCAGGGCGTTCCACGCGAGCAGGTCGGCGAAGGACGGGGAGAGCAGCGCGAACGCCCGCTCCGCTCCCCGGTCCCGCACGAGTCGGCGGAACACCCGGACGGCCGCCGCCTGCCGGTCCTCGTCCACGGCGCGCAGGATCGCCGCGCAGTCGGGGTCGTCCAGCAGATCGGGGCGGCCCGCGCTCGCCACCCGGATCCGGGCCTTGAGGCCGCAGACGGCGAGGCTGACGGCGAGGCTCTCGCGGCCGGTGAGGATCCCCGCGAACCAGCCGGCCCGCGCGACACCCCGGCCGCGCGGGGCCCAGCCCAGGCCCGCCGGATCGGTGAGGGTGCGCAGCAGGGTGCGCCAGCCGCGCCGGGAGCGGGCGCGGGCACGGGCCCTGCGGCGGCCCAGGGCTGCGGCCGGGAGTCGGGGGCCGAGGGCCAGTTCGGAGGCGTGCCGGGCGGCTTCGCCGACGGCGTCGGCGGCCTCGGCGAGCTCGCGGCACAGGGCGTCGAGCAGCTCGGCGTCCGGGTCGGTGGGCGCGGAGGTCGCGGCGTCGGACATGGAATCCTCGCGGGATGTCGGTGGGGAGGGTGGCGTCAGCGGCGGGTGAGGGTGAGCCGGATGCCGCGCGGGTCCAGCGCCACGGGCAGCGGTCCGGGCGGGTCGAGCACCGGACGGGTGCCCGTGATGCGGCGCCGGCGCAGGACCTCGGCGCACAGCGCGGTGGTGATCAGCAGGCCCAGCCGGTCGCCCGGGCAGCGGCCCGGGCCGTGCCCGAACGGAGCCATCCGGATGTCCTCGTCCGCGCCGGGGGTCTTCCAGCGGCCCGGGACGAAGACGTGCGGGGCGGGCACGTGTTCCGGGTCGCGCTGGTGGAAGTGGGCGGGCAGCAGGACGGAGGTGCCGGCCGGGTGGCGCACGCCCCTCCACTCGGTCTCGGCGCGGGTGACCCGGATCAGGTCGGGCACCGCGGGGTACAGGCGCAGGCACTCCCGTACGCAGGCGCGCAGCCGGGGCAGCTCCCCCGGGGCCGCCGATCCGGCGGCTTCCGCCGCAGCCGCGTCCTGTTCGGCGGGATGGGCGGCGAGCAGGAGCAGGGTGCGCAGCAGGGTCGCGGGGATGCAGTCCATGGCCCGCAGGGCCCGCTCCTCGCGGTCGGCGTACGCGCCGGCCCGGCCGAGCCGGGTGTGCCCGTCGGCCGCCCCGGCACGCTCCCGGCCTCGGCGGCGCAGGCGGCCGAGCAGGCCGGTGAGTTGCTCGTCCCCCGCGGCGGCGGCGTCGCCGAGCACGATGCGCCGGGCGGTGCGGGCCACGGTGTGCCGGACGCGGGCCAGGTCGAGGGTGGCGGCGGCGGTGAGGTGCCGGGCCTCCTCGGCGACGATGCTGCTGACGGCTCCGCACGGGCGGATCCCGCCGGCGCCGGGCGACGGCACCGCGGCTTCGGTGTCGGCCTCGGCGTCGGCCTCGGCTTCGTAGAACTGCCGCAGTTCCTGCCGGTCCAGCAGGACGAGCACGGCCCCTGACAGCCCGCGGACGAGGACGGGAGCCCCGCCGTGGCGGGCCCGCAGGGCGCGCAGCGCGTCGGCGGAGAAGACCGGGCGGGCACCGCCGGAGCCCCGGACGAAGAGCGGGAGGGCGCGGCCGGCGACGAACCGGACGGACCCGGCGCGCCCGGTCCGCGCCTGCTGTCCGCGCGAAACGGCCGACTGGGTCGTACCAGGACCGGTCACGGCTGCACCACCTCCCCGGGATCGGGCCGCCGGAGGCCGCGCGGGGCGGCCGTTCCGGGCGACGGGGTCCTCCGGCGGGCGCCGGCGCCGTACGCGCAGCACGTCGAGGGCGGCCTCGTGAAGCGTGCGCATCCGTGTACCTCCGCGCGCAGCCGGAAACCAACGGTCGGTGACATCGAGCTCACCGTACGTCGGCCTCGCGGCGACCGCGCCCCGAGCACCACGCGCGCGGGTCCGGCCCCACGAGCAGCGCGGCGACGCCGAACCCGGGCGGAGAGGGAGGTATGAGGTGCAGGCGTCGCGCCCAGCGCCCAGGCCGACCGGCGCCGCCGCACGGGCGTCACCGCCTCGTCGACCGGCGTCCCCCGCTCGACGAGCACCTCCCCTCCTCGCCCTCTGGCCTCGAGGTGCGCTCAGGGAGAGGGGGTCGGTGCGAAGGCGGCGTCGCGGAACGTCTGGCGGAGGGGGCCCGGGGGGTGGGTGGGGAGGAGGATCGCCCAGCGGTGGAGGCGGGGGGACACCCAGACCGCGGGGGCTTCACCGTACGACCAGGTGCCGTGCCGGGACGGGTGCCAGAGCAGGCCCCGGGAGGGGGTCAACTCGCCCGTCCGGATGCGGAGGGACTCGGTGATCCAGGCGCGGGAGACGGGGTGGTCCACCGAGGAGACGAGGTGGACCAGGAAACGGCCGAGGTCGGCCAGCGGGGCGCGCAGGGTGCCGTCGGCGAAGCGGGTGCCGGT
This genomic interval carries:
- a CDS encoding cytochrome P450; amino-acid sequence: MRTLHEAALDVLRVRRRRPPEDPVARNGRPARPPAARSRGGGAAVTGPGTTQSAVSRGQQARTGRAGSVRFVAGRALPLFVRGSGGARPVFSADALRALRARHGGAPVLVRGLSGAVLVLLDRQELRQFYEAEADAEADTEAAVPSPGAGGIRPCGAVSSIVAEEARHLTAAATLDLARVRHTVARTARRIVLGDAAAAGDEQLTGLLGRLRRRGRERAGAADGHTRLGRAGAYADREERALRAMDCIPATLLRTLLLLAAHPAEQDAAAAEAAGSAAPGELPRLRACVRECLRLYPAVPDLIRVTRAETEWRGVRHPAGTSVLLPAHFHQRDPEHVPAPHVFVPGRWKTPGADEDIRMAPFGHGPGRCPGDRLGLLITTALCAEVLRRRRITGTRPVLDPPGPLPVALDPRGIRLTLTRR